A window of the Diabrotica undecimpunctata isolate CICGRU chromosome 1, icDiaUnde3, whole genome shotgun sequence genome harbors these coding sequences:
- the LOC140432863 gene encoding E3 ubiquitin-protein ligase sina-like yields MSMVTNETLVSFEKNLISKFECPVCFKYMNPPIRLCLSGHSYCTHCFEKLKNCALCRANKSPYRCIVLEQIHASLTFPCKYLDQGCGFSGKGDSMTIHQEYCEFSSVLCPLRFNSCEWTGLRSEMIDHCTTHHPENIFFQNEQKLKVANFSRPVGRHYYILVYIHDTLFRCSWDLNEESGLMRFAVYSLGKPSFDKSFCFKIGMFLKNTNKEAVSMIGPCYLLKNDNSRFIGKKYLSTNFDMIKDLCDTNGDFNYSIGIIDRNLVLPQIIEIESP; encoded by the exons ATGAG CATGGTAACTAACGAAACTTTGGTGAGCTTTGAAAAAAACCTCATTAGCAAATTCGAGTGCCCCGTTTGCTTCAAATACATGAATCCTCCAATAAGACTATGTCTCTCTGGACATAGCTACTGCACTCACTGTTTTGAAAAGCTTAAGAACTGTGCTTTATGTAGAGCCAACAAGAGCCCTTACCGATGCATCGTATTGGAGCAAATACATGCCTCTCTTACATTTCCCTGCAAATATCTTGATCAGG GATGCGGTTTTAGTGGAAAAGGTGATTCAATGACAATTCATCAGGAATATTGTGAATTTTCTTCAGTTTTATGCCCATTGAG ATTCAACAGCTGCGAGTGGACAGGACTGCGATCTGAGATGATAGACCACTGCACAACTCATCATCCGGAAAACATATTTTTCCAAAACGAACAAAAACTAAAAGTCGCCAATTTCAGCCGACCTGTAGGCAGACACTACTACATTCTAGTGTACATACACGACACTCTTTTCCGTTGCTCTTGGGACTTGAATGAAGAAAGCGGATTAATGAGGTTTGCCGTGTACTCTTTAGGAAAACCATCGTTCGACAAGTCCTTTTGCTTTAAAATtggaatgtttttaaaaaatacaaacaaagaAGCCGTTTCTATGATTGGGCCCTGTTACCTACTCAAGAATGATAACAGTAGATTCATCGGGAAAAAGTATTTGTCGACAAATTTTGACATGATTAAAGATCTTTGTGACACTAACGGTGATTTTAACTATTCGATAGGAATTATCGACCGAAATCTTGTTCTACCACAAATTATTGAAATTGAAAGTCCATAG